A DNA window from Mariprofundus aestuarium contains the following coding sequences:
- a CDS encoding AAA family ATPase produces the protein MASLPAHIRSFFDPETYPHPAERIEMIQTHISWVFLAGDYAYKLKKPVDFGFLDFTTLAKRKHFCERELELNQRTSPEIYLGVLPVCASGTTFALGGSGNIVDYCLKMHRFSQSNLLDRRLKACNFDDSWMDSLAADCARFHKSSEPNREINHISLLKGHIETNLEVASKHASSGLNRQTIIALSEFAAAELPRLRPLLEERQQMGHIRHCHGDLHLKNITLIDGHPHLFDCIEFNDDFSTIDTMNDVAFLIMDCDAHLRPELGMRFLSRYLEFSGDYNGLRLLPLYLFYRASVRGKVACLLADELEGKECELQLLEAGKYFDLALSYSKKRSNCLFAIGGLSGSGKSHLALLGCGIESAVVIRSDATRKRIALSYPELELYGREMHTNTYKAVFDAARVALSAGFSVILDATFIHPDSRSQLKAVADSCHTPLHFFWLDIDESILRERISQRESAANDISDADLRVLELQLAEYRRPEEPWIQFLSSNSSWPEHNTS, from the coding sequence ATGGCATCACTTCCTGCACATATCCGATCCTTTTTCGACCCTGAGACCTACCCGCACCCGGCAGAAAGGATAGAGATGATCCAGACCCATATCTCATGGGTATTTCTGGCTGGCGATTACGCTTACAAACTCAAAAAGCCGGTTGATTTCGGTTTTCTCGACTTCACCACGCTTGCCAAGCGAAAACACTTCTGCGAACGCGAACTGGAACTCAACCAGAGAACTTCGCCAGAGATCTATCTGGGGGTTCTTCCTGTGTGTGCAAGTGGCACAACCTTCGCCCTTGGCGGCAGTGGTAATATCGTTGATTACTGTCTTAAAATGCACCGCTTTTCACAGTCCAACCTTCTCGATCGCAGACTGAAAGCCTGCAATTTCGATGACTCATGGATGGATAGCCTGGCTGCCGATTGTGCCAGATTCCATAAAAGTTCAGAACCCAACCGGGAGATCAACCATATCTCTCTCCTGAAGGGCCATATCGAGACCAACCTTGAGGTTGCATCAAAGCATGCGAGCAGCGGCTTGAACCGACAAACAATTATAGCCCTGTCTGAGTTTGCAGCAGCCGAACTTCCGCGACTGCGCCCACTTCTTGAAGAGCGGCAGCAGATGGGACACATTCGCCACTGTCACGGCGACCTGCACCTGAAGAACATCACCCTGATTGATGGCCACCCGCACCTCTTTGACTGCATCGAATTCAATGACGACTTCAGCACCATCGATACGATGAACGATGTCGCTTTTCTGATCATGGATTGTGATGCGCACCTCCGGCCTGAACTCGGCATGCGTTTTCTCTCTCGCTACCTTGAGTTTTCGGGTGACTACAATGGCTTGAGACTTCTGCCACTTTACCTCTTCTACCGTGCATCGGTACGTGGCAAGGTGGCCTGTCTTCTGGCCGATGAACTGGAAGGGAAAGAGTGCGAGCTACAGCTTTTAGAAGCGGGCAAGTATTTTGACCTGGCTCTCAGCTACAGCAAAAAACGCAGCAACTGTCTGTTTGCTATTGGCGGACTCTCCGGCAGTGGAAAAAGTCATCTGGCCCTGCTGGGGTGTGGTATCGAGTCTGCAGTGGTTATCCGCAGTGATGCTACCCGCAAGCGCATCGCCCTTTCATACCCTGAGCTGGAGCTGTATGGCCGCGAGATGCATACCAACACATACAAAGCCGTGTTCGATGCCGCCAGGGTAGCCCTCAGTGCAGGCTTCTCAGTAATCCTTGATGCCACCTTCATCCACCCTGACTCCCGCAGCCAGCTCAAAGCAGTGGCAGATAGCTGCCACACCCCACTCCACTTTTTCTGGCTCGATATCGATGAATCGATACTTAGGGAAAGGATCAGCCAACGTGAGAGCGCCGCAAACGACATCTCCGATGCAGATCTGCGTGTTCTGGAGCTGCAACTGGCCGAATACCGTCGACCTGAAGAACCCTGGATTCAGTTCCTGTCCTCAAACAGCAGCTGGCCAGAACACAACACTTCTTGA
- a CDS encoding cyclic nucleotide-binding/CBS domain-containing protein, translated as MKVSDVMSHGCLTCQADDTLHDATRKMVMRRCGSLPVVDDANKLIGIVTIRDTMLPLYPNFGEYIHDAKTGRDFEDMEENYKRVMCMKIRDVMTPDPMTVASDTPVLKAASFMGLKNLRRIPVVDDGELVGMISIGDINRGMFIQNG; from the coding sequence ATGAAAGTTTCAGATGTAATGTCACATGGATGCCTGACATGCCAGGCAGACGACACACTGCATGATGCAACGCGTAAAATGGTAATGCGCCGCTGTGGCTCATTGCCTGTTGTCGATGATGCGAACAAACTGATCGGCATTGTCACTATCCGCGACACAATGTTGCCGCTCTATCCGAATTTCGGTGAATATATCCACGATGCGAAAACCGGACGCGACTTCGAAGACATGGAAGAAAACTACAAACGTGTAATGTGCATGAAAATCAGGGATGTAATGACGCCTGATCCGATGACCGTCGCCTCAGACACCCCGGTTCTGAAAGCAGCGTCCTTTATGGGATTGAAGAACCTGCGCCGTATTCCTGTAGTCGATGACGGCGAACTGGTCGGCATGATCAGCATCGGCGACATCAATCGTGGCATGTTCATCCAGAACGGTTGA
- the rpsT gene encoding 30S ribosomal protein S20, which translates to MANHASALKRARQDQKKRLQNRTQKSTMRTVIKQVLAAVEAGDKETASAALRQATSLLDRAGRKNQIHASQASRRVSRLNARVKSIA; encoded by the coding sequence GTGGCAAACCATGCATCAGCACTCAAACGTGCACGTCAGGATCAGAAAAAACGTCTGCAGAACCGCACGCAGAAATCTACTATGCGCACTGTTATCAAACAGGTGTTGGCCGCTGTAGAAGCCGGTGACAAAGAGACTGCATCAGCAGCGCTGCGTCAGGCTACCTCACTACTCGATCGTGCCGGTCGTAAGAATCAGATTCACGCAAGCCAGGCTTCCCGTCGCGTTTCACGTTTGAATGCACGTGTAAAGTCGATCGCCTGA
- a CDS encoding NAD(P)-dependent oxidoreductase, translating to MNILIIGASRGIGLELVKQAIDAGHHVTALMRDKSVFDGHPHKRLKVRQGDIMNRNIVEGACVGQDAVCITVGMVPTSKPIKLFSDGTRNVLGGMEKAGVKRLLAVTGIGAGDSEGHGGFFYDKVTRPVLLKYVYDDKNRQEELIRLSDRDWTIIRPALLTRTVSTGKYRVLTDLTGIKAGKISRADVAHFMLAELEDPQYIHQTPLLTY from the coding sequence ATGAATATCCTGATTATCGGCGCATCGCGTGGTATCGGTTTGGAGCTGGTCAAGCAGGCAATTGATGCAGGTCACCATGTTACAGCACTCATGCGCGACAAGTCCGTTTTTGATGGCCATCCGCACAAAAGACTTAAAGTTCGTCAGGGTGATATCATGAACCGAAATATCGTGGAGGGGGCATGCGTCGGTCAGGATGCGGTCTGCATTACGGTTGGCATGGTCCCGACAAGCAAGCCGATCAAGCTCTTCTCTGATGGGACCAGAAACGTTCTGGGCGGCATGGAGAAAGCTGGTGTCAAACGACTACTGGCCGTCACAGGTATCGGGGCAGGGGACAGTGAAGGTCACGGCGGCTTCTTTTACGACAAAGTGACCAGACCTGTACTGCTTAAATATGTTTACGACGATAAAAATCGTCAGGAGGAGCTGATAAGATTGAGCGACCGTGACTGGACTATTATACGGCCAGCGCTTCTGACCCGAACAGTCTCTACAGGAAAATACCGGGTATTAACTGACCTGACGGGTATTAAAGCGGGCAAGATTTCCCGTGCCGATGTCGCTCACTTTATGCTGGCTGAGCTTGAAGATCCGCAATATATCCATCAGACACCATTGCTGACCTACTAG
- the ppk2 gene encoding polyphosphate kinase 2: MSEAKKKSEVKKMSNAEYEKALADIYVKLVKWQYWIKEKGLRVIIIFEGRDAAGKGGTIKRLLEPLNPRGCNVVALPAPSDREKTQWYFQRYVQHFPAAGEIAVFDRSWYNRAGVERVMDFCTDSEYREFMRTCPEFERMIVRSGIVLLKYWFSVSDEEQERRFQRRATHATKHWKLSPMDLESRNRWVEYSKAKDEMFFYTDIPEAPWSVVDADVKKRARLNCLTHILDSIPYKDIMPAPVALPPRKQQGDYKRPAIDSQTFVPEKF, translated from the coding sequence ATGAGTGAAGCAAAGAAGAAGAGTGAAGTGAAGAAAATGTCCAATGCCGAATATGAAAAGGCGCTGGCTGATATCTATGTCAAGCTGGTGAAGTGGCAGTACTGGATCAAAGAGAAGGGGTTGCGCGTTATCATCATCTTTGAGGGGCGCGATGCGGCCGGTAAGGGTGGTACGATCAAGCGCCTGCTTGAGCCTTTGAATCCACGTGGCTGTAATGTGGTGGCACTTCCGGCCCCCTCTGACCGTGAAAAAACACAGTGGTATTTTCAGCGTTATGTACAGCATTTCCCTGCTGCCGGCGAAATAGCGGTTTTTGACCGTAGTTGGTACAACCGTGCCGGTGTAGAGCGTGTTATGGATTTTTGCACGGATTCCGAATACCGGGAATTCATGCGCACCTGCCCGGAGTTTGAGCGCATGATTGTTCGCTCGGGTATTGTACTGCTGAAATACTGGTTTTCGGTCAGCGATGAGGAGCAGGAGCGCCGTTTCCAGAGGCGGGCAACTCATGCCACCAAACACTGGAAGCTTAGTCCGATGGATCTAGAGTCACGCAACCGCTGGGTGGAGTACTCCAAGGCCAAGGATGAGATGTTTTTCTATACCGATATTCCCGAAGCACCGTGGTCTGTGGTGGATGCCGATGTTAAGAAGCGCGCTCGCCTGAACTGCTTAACCCATATTCTGGATTCGATTCCTTATAAGGATATTATGCCGGCACCGGTGGCACTGCCGCCGCGCAAACAGCAGGGTGACTACAAGCGCCCGGCTATCGATTCACAGACATTTGTTCCAGAGAAGTTTTAA
- a CDS encoding FAD/FMN-binding oxidoreductase, with protein sequence MEICLSENIREIPYNYTSYSDREIVIRFLGEDAWDDMNVLRTQRRTGRSARMLFEILGDLWVVERNVFLRNDLLHNQKRRQQMFRRHYDRLARITEGASDNPRAQKMAACTSRMLEDFYGWFDNEPARRKKARKAFAKHTHPNNVHFDAYTLAHHATDATDWRHHAPFCVVTPNSAEELPGLIRATAELELVVIPRGGGTGLCGGSVPLSNNAVIINVEKLDQISPISTADIGNKGEVATITAGAGAVTGKVMEASQPHVFATDPTSLWACTIGGNVASNAGGKHAVIWGTCVDNLLSWKMVTPQGNWLEVERINHNMGKVHDEASVEFRLTHTDSISGHKISEEKLVIAGNMFRKEGLGKDVTRKAMGGLPGVQKEGTDGFVVEATFVLHRAFDVTRTVCCEFFGQELSDATKAMVKIKHHVDALEGAHLEGLEHFDEKYVKAIEYISKSPRREAPRVVLLIDVSGDDEHAVGKACADICRITSHGNGEGFVATSEADRKRFWGDRGRMAAIAKHTRAFKMNEDVVIPLDRLSEYNDYVEHLNIDNSILNKKDAIEAISAYLADARTRISGNRLETSDLNLEDDPYLTEKLDHCITLLSETREKWCRLLKGMDEPAWEVAHFLEGIKYKRSEPLFRVIQRSALRISYREEVEKPLCDMLRGHDLLIEGVKKAHKKALSSRIVVATHMHAGDGNVHTNIPVNSNDYSMMKKAHRVVEKVMAKAVELGGVISGEHGIGITKLEYMDKGLLQETADYLKRVDPDHLFNRGKLMPDTDLSLSYTPSFNLLEMESMILEAADLSDLSEAISPCLRCGKCKPVCNTHFPRANMLYSPRNKIQASGAMIEAFLYESQTGSGISFEQFEGMQDIADHCTICHKCESPCPVNIDFGEVTEKMRALLKDKGQARFNLGSKLSLLFLTLQNPNAVRFMREAVIRWGYAGHRMLNRLGKMGGLVKAEPAASRNLEGVQAQVINFIERPLPALKAGTARQKLGIESSDKNMIPVLRDPNKSNGRAVFYFPGCGSERLFSEVGLATQAMLFDLGVNVVLPPSYLCCGYPSTASGDHERGDQISYDNRVLFHRIRNALSYLDFEAVIVSCGTCYDQLTKYELEQVFPDAPLIDIHEYLMEQGVKSESVTGAEYMYHVPCHSPLKRHGTKAAIEMLLGEDAVKSEDCCGEAGTLAVAQPAIAGKIRMRKEEQMQLAKAQLPGEGEQKILTSCPSCLQGLSRLEGVTGVEADYIVVELVKHLHGEEWQKEFIQKVKNGGIERVLM encoded by the coding sequence ATGGAGATCTGTTTGTCCGAGAATATCCGCGAGATACCTTACAACTACACCTCATATTCAGACCGGGAAATTGTTATTCGCTTTTTGGGCGAAGATGCTTGGGATGATATGAATGTACTGCGCACCCAGCGTCGTACCGGTCGTTCAGCGCGTATGCTGTTTGAGATTCTCGGTGATCTTTGGGTGGTTGAGCGCAATGTATTTCTCCGCAATGACCTGCTTCATAACCAGAAGCGACGCCAGCAGATGTTTCGCCGTCACTACGATCGCCTGGCCCGTATTACCGAAGGCGCATCGGATAACCCGCGCGCCCAGAAAATGGCAGCCTGTACCAGCCGTATGCTGGAAGATTTTTATGGCTGGTTTGATAACGAACCGGCCCGTCGTAAAAAGGCACGCAAGGCATTTGCAAAGCATACGCATCCCAACAATGTCCATTTTGATGCCTATACACTGGCCCATCATGCGACCGATGCGACCGACTGGCGCCATCATGCACCATTCTGTGTTGTAACCCCGAATTCCGCTGAGGAGCTGCCGGGGCTGATTCGCGCCACTGCCGAGCTTGAACTGGTCGTGATTCCGCGTGGTGGCGGCACCGGTCTGTGTGGCGGTTCTGTACCGCTTTCCAATAATGCCGTGATCATCAACGTTGAAAAACTGGATCAGATCAGCCCGATTTCAACAGCAGATATCGGCAATAAAGGCGAGGTTGCCACGATTACTGCCGGCGCAGGTGCTGTGACGGGCAAGGTGATGGAGGCCAGTCAGCCACATGTGTTTGCGACCGATCCAACCAGCCTGTGGGCCTGCACCATTGGAGGCAATGTCGCATCCAATGCCGGTGGTAAACATGCAGTGATCTGGGGTACCTGTGTCGACAACCTGCTTAGCTGGAAAATGGTAACACCTCAGGGTAACTGGCTTGAGGTTGAACGCATCAATCACAACATGGGCAAGGTGCACGACGAGGCGAGTGTGGAGTTCCGTCTCACCCATACCGATTCGATCTCCGGCCATAAAATCAGTGAAGAGAAGCTGGTTATTGCAGGCAACATGTTCCGTAAAGAGGGATTGGGTAAGGATGTGACCCGCAAGGCGATGGGGGGGCTTCCAGGTGTGCAGAAAGAGGGCACCGATGGATTTGTCGTGGAAGCGACCTTTGTGCTGCACCGTGCTTTTGATGTGACCCGTACTGTATGCTGCGAATTTTTTGGCCAGGAACTCTCTGATGCCACCAAGGCGATGGTGAAGATCAAGCATCATGTCGATGCGCTGGAAGGTGCACATCTTGAGGGGCTGGAGCATTTTGACGAGAAATATGTCAAAGCGATCGAATATATCTCCAAATCACCCCGTCGTGAGGCGCCACGCGTCGTACTGTTGATCGATGTTTCAGGCGATGATGAGCATGCGGTAGGCAAGGCCTGTGCAGATATCTGTCGCATTACCTCCCATGGTAATGGCGAAGGATTTGTGGCCACCTCCGAGGCCGATCGCAAACGTTTCTGGGGTGATCGTGGCCGCATGGCTGCCATTGCCAAGCATACCCGCGCCTTCAAAATGAATGAGGATGTGGTGATACCGCTGGATCGACTGTCGGAGTACAACGATTACGTTGAACATCTGAATATCGATAACTCTATTCTCAACAAGAAGGATGCGATTGAGGCGATCTCAGCCTATCTCGCTGATGCGCGCACGCGTATCAGTGGAAATCGTTTGGAAACCAGCGACCTTAACCTTGAAGACGATCCCTACCTGACTGAAAAACTTGATCACTGCATCACGCTGCTCTCGGAGACCCGGGAGAAGTGGTGCCGCCTGCTCAAAGGCATGGATGAGCCAGCCTGGGAAGTTGCTCATTTCCTTGAGGGTATTAAGTACAAACGTTCTGAACCGCTGTTCAGGGTGATTCAGCGCTCCGCATTGCGTATCTCCTATCGCGAGGAGGTGGAGAAGCCGCTGTGTGATATGTTGCGTGGCCATGACCTTCTGATTGAGGGTGTGAAAAAGGCGCACAAAAAGGCGCTTTCCAGCCGTATTGTCGTAGCAACCCATATGCATGCCGGTGATGGCAATGTTCACACCAATATTCCGGTCAACTCGAACGACTACTCCATGATGAAAAAGGCACACCGGGTGGTTGAGAAGGTGATGGCCAAGGCGGTGGAGCTAGGCGGTGTAATCTCCGGTGAACATGGTATCGGTATCACTAAGCTGGAGTACATGGACAAGGGGCTGTTGCAGGAGACTGCCGACTATCTGAAACGTGTGGATCCCGATCACCTGTTCAATCGTGGCAAGCTGATGCCGGATACCGACCTGAGCCTGAGCTACACCCCGAGTTTCAATTTGCTAGAAATGGAGTCGATGATACTGGAGGCGGCTGACCTCTCCGATCTCTCCGAAGCGATTTCACCATGCCTGCGCTGCGGCAAGTGCAAACCGGTATGTAATACCCACTTTCCGCGTGCAAATATGCTCTATAGCCCGCGCAACAAGATCCAGGCTTCCGGTGCGATGATCGAGGCGTTTCTGTATGAGTCACAGACCGGTTCAGGTATCTCCTTTGAGCAGTTCGAAGGCATGCAGGATATCGCTGATCACTGCACCATCTGCCACAAGTGTGAAAGCCCATGCCCTGTGAATATCGATTTCGGTGAAGTGACTGAAAAGATGCGCGCACTGCTCAAGGATAAGGGACAGGCACGCTTTAACCTTGGTTCGAAATTGTCGCTGCTGTTCCTGACGCTGCAGAATCCCAATGCTGTCCGTTTTATGCGTGAGGCTGTGATTCGCTGGGGTTATGCCGGTCACCGTATGCTTAACCGCCTGGGTAAAATGGGGGGGCTGGTGAAGGCGGAGCCTGCTGCCAGTCGCAATCTCGAAGGTGTGCAGGCACAGGTGATTAATTTCATTGAGCGCCCGCTGCCTGCCTTGAAGGCGGGAACGGCGCGCCAGAAGCTGGGTATTGAGTCCAGTGATAAGAACATGATTCCTGTGTTGCGCGATCCTAACAAGTCCAATGGCCGCGCAGTCTTCTATTTCCCCGGCTGTGGTTCAGAGCGCCTCTTTTCAGAGGTGGGGCTTGCGACACAGGCGATGCTGTTTGATCTTGGCGTGAATGTGGTGCTGCCACCCTCCTATCTCTGCTGTGGCTATCCATCCACTGCCAGTGGTGATCATGAGCGGGGTGATCAAATCTCCTATGATAACAGGGTACTGTTTCACCGTATCAGGAATGCACTTTCCTATCTCGATTTTGAGGCGGTGATTGTTTCCTGCGGTACCTGCTACGATCAGTTGACCAAGTATGAGCTGGAGCAGGTTTTCCCTGATGCGCCACTGATTGATATCCATGAATACCTGATGGAGCAGGGCGTGAAAAGCGAATCTGTTACTGGTGCGGAATACATGTATCACGTGCCGTGCCACTCCCCACTCAAGCGGCACGGAACCAAGGCGGCTATCGAAATGCTGTTGGGAGAGGATGCTGTGAAGTCTGAAGATTGCTGTGGTGAGGCGGGTACACTGGCTGTCGCACAGCCTGCTATTGCCGGCAAGATTCGCATGCGCAAGGAAGAGCAGATGCAGCTTGCCAAGGCACAGCTGCCCGGTGAAGGCGAACAGAAGATTCTTACATCATGTCCATCATGCCTGCAGGGGCTCTCTCGCCTGGAAGGGGTGACCGGGGTGGAAGCCGATTACATCGTTGTGGAGCTGGTCAAACATCTGCACGGCGAGGAGTGGCAGAAAGAGTTCATTCAGAAGGTCAAAAATGGTGGCATCGAAAGGGTGTTGATGTAA
- a CDS encoding transglycosylase SLT domain-containing protein, which translates to MTVARLLLIACLFSLAACASGPPKNVDNACAIFKEKDDWYEHAYDSFKKWGVPVHVQMAIMWQESRFRAEAKAPKDYLLGFIPFGRKSDAYGYAQVKTATWDWYIDQAGSWGADRDDFEDATDFIGWYGNYSYKTLGISKWDAYNQYLAYHEGHGGWKRKTYNKKPWLIGVAKKVKRKAAIYSAQMKQCAGDLDDGSWF; encoded by the coding sequence ATGACAGTAGCAAGGCTGTTGCTGATTGCATGCCTGTTTTCATTGGCAGCCTGCGCCAGCGGCCCACCGAAGAATGTCGACAACGCCTGTGCAATCTTCAAAGAGAAGGATGACTGGTACGAACACGCTTACGACTCATTCAAGAAATGGGGCGTGCCGGTGCATGTGCAGATGGCGATCATGTGGCAGGAGTCGCGTTTTCGTGCCGAAGCCAAAGCCCCCAAGGACTATCTTCTCGGCTTCATTCCCTTCGGTCGTAAGTCCGATGCCTACGGTTATGCGCAGGTAAAAACCGCCACCTGGGACTGGTACATTGATCAGGCTGGCAGCTGGGGTGCGGACCGTGATGATTTCGAGGATGCCACCGACTTTATCGGCTGGTACGGTAACTACAGTTACAAGACACTCGGTATCTCCAAATGGGATGCCTACAACCAGTATCTCGCCTATCACGAAGGTCATGGCGGCTGGAAGCGTAAAACCTACAACAAAAAACCGTGGCTGATTGGCGTGGCCAAAAAGGTGAAGCGTAAAGCGGCGATCTACAGTGCACAGATGAAACAGTGCGCGGGAGATCTGGATGATGGCAGCTGGTTCTGA
- a CDS encoding PilZ domain-containing protein translates to MNSERRSADRYCFNLDLQPKGELTLLFGEQIFEVWKLVNISPFGTGLSIGEPITTGSKVTLRYRYGDDEVKTFGTVAWSEAENSKEEGGGFRIGVYFHKDKTALNVALFKRLTDPYLKIG, encoded by the coding sequence TTGAATAGTGAGCGACGGAGTGCTGACAGGTACTGTTTTAACCTTGATCTACAGCCGAAAGGTGAGCTTACCCTTTTATTTGGCGAGCAAATATTTGAGGTCTGGAAGTTGGTGAATATTTCACCGTTTGGAACCGGCCTCTCCATTGGTGAACCCATCACCACCGGGAGCAAGGTGACGCTTCGCTATCGCTATGGTGACGATGAGGTCAAGACCTTTGGGACAGTGGCCTGGAGTGAGGCGGAGAACAGTAAAGAAGAGGGAGGAGGCTTCAGGATAGGCGTTTACTTTCATAAGGATAAAACAGCCTTGAATGTGGCCCTCTTCAAAAGACTCACTGATCCATATCTGAAGATTGGATAG
- a CDS encoding DUF4197 domain-containing protein: MTPLRMLQSGLFATTLLFATTATAGWMDQLGGILGEVNNSTQDSDATTAIANPLTNTDMVAGLKDALRVGSEQVVGQLSRTDGFNGDPKIHIPLPENMQTVKSALNAVGMGYMMEDLELKLNRAAELATPKAKRIFGDSIKAMTITDAKNILNGPNDAATQYFKGKMSSPLSDEMRPIVQQALNEAGAVQAYDSVMGEYATMPFVPDVKANLTQHVLDLGLQGIFHYMAVEEAAIRKNPAKRTTEILQKVFSR, translated from the coding sequence ATGACACCACTTCGTATGCTTCAATCCGGCCTGTTTGCCACGACACTACTGTTCGCCACAACAGCCACTGCCGGCTGGATGGATCAGCTCGGCGGCATTCTGGGTGAGGTCAACAATAGTACTCAAGACAGCGACGCTACAACGGCGATAGCAAACCCACTGACCAACACGGATATGGTTGCAGGGCTTAAGGACGCGCTGCGTGTCGGCTCCGAACAGGTGGTCGGGCAACTGAGCAGAACCGACGGTTTTAATGGTGATCCGAAGATTCATATCCCACTGCCTGAGAACATGCAAACCGTGAAGTCAGCCCTCAACGCAGTCGGCATGGGTTATATGATGGAAGATCTGGAATTAAAGCTGAACCGGGCGGCAGAGCTCGCCACCCCCAAAGCCAAGCGCATCTTCGGCGACTCGATCAAGGCGATGACCATCACCGATGCTAAAAACATCCTTAACGGTCCCAACGATGCCGCCACGCAATATTTCAAAGGCAAGATGAGCAGCCCACTGTCGGATGAGATGCGCCCCATCGTGCAGCAGGCGTTGAATGAGGCTGGCGCAGTACAGGCCTACGACTCTGTTATGGGGGAATACGCCACCATGCCATTCGTACCGGATGTAAAGGCCAACCTCACCCAGCATGTGCTCGACTTAGGACTACAGGGTATCTTTCACTACATGGCTGTAGAGGAGGCTGCGATCCGCAAAAACCCAGCCAAGCGTACCACCGAAATCCTGCAGAAGGTTTTCAGCCGCTAA
- a CDS encoding YkvA family protein: MAVSNVKDRLRQWAATLKTNLQALYLAAKHPETPWLAAAIAVAVVAYALSPIDLIPDFIPVIGYLDDLLIVPTGIWLAIHLIPDPVWQACREKALKDPFTMPKNRTAAAVVVLLWLLLALLLWLWLRTD; encoded by the coding sequence ATGGCGGTGAGTAACGTCAAAGATCGCCTTCGGCAGTGGGCAGCCACGCTGAAAACCAACCTGCAGGCCCTCTACCTTGCAGCCAAGCATCCCGAGACACCGTGGCTTGCCGCTGCTATTGCTGTAGCCGTTGTCGCCTATGCGCTCAGTCCCATCGACCTGATTCCCGATTTCATTCCCGTCATCGGTTACCTCGATGACCTGCTGATCGTTCCTACAGGCATCTGGCTTGCCATTCACCTGATCCCAGATCCCGTCTGGCAGGCCTGCCGGGAGAAGGCGCTCAAAGATCCATTCACCATGCCGAAAAACAGAACCGCTGCAGCCGTCGTGGTTCTGCTCTGGCTGCTACTCGCACTGCTTCTGTGGCTATGGCTGCGCACTGACTGA
- a CDS encoding secondary thiamine-phosphate synthase enzyme YjbQ: MRQTIQISTGSREELVDITHEINRIVHESGIRNGIVSVYAQGATCAIMIQENWDQSVQTDVVHLLQRLIPKGVWQHDKQDGNGDSHLKSGLVGPSETIPLIDGLLGLSRWQNIFFCEFDGPRSSRSIVCTIIEDGGE, encoded by the coding sequence ATGCGTCAGACGATTCAAATTTCCACCGGCAGCCGTGAAGAGCTGGTTGATATCACCCATGAGATTAATCGCATCGTGCATGAGTCCGGCATCCGCAACGGCATTGTTAGCGTCTATGCACAGGGGGCAACATGCGCCATCATGATTCAGGAGAACTGGGATCAGAGTGTGCAAACCGATGTGGTCCACCTGCTGCAGAGGCTTATCCCAAAGGGAGTATGGCAACACGACAAGCAGGATGGCAATGGCGATTCGCACCTGAAATCCGGGCTCGTCGGTCCATCGGAAACCATCCCTCTGATTGACGGTTTGCTCGGCCTCTCCCGCTGGCAGAATATCTTCTTCTGTGAGTTCGATGGACCGCGCTCCTCCCGCTCCATTGTCTGCACCATTATTGAAGATGGCGGTGAGTAA
- a CDS encoding DUF6868 family protein has product MTVEMLRDLLFWSAVIHMGLLLWWVAFFIFARSFIYSMHTRWFKLSDERFDAIHYTGMAFYKVCIFVFSIVPYFALLIVAP; this is encoded by the coding sequence ATGACAGTTGAAATGCTTCGTGATCTCCTTTTCTGGTCCGCAGTTATCCATATGGGGTTGCTGCTCTGGTGGGTTGCCTTCTTCATCTTCGCCCGCAGCTTCATCTACTCCATGCATACCCGCTGGTTCAAACTCTCGGATGAGCGTTTCGATGCGATACACTATACAGGCATGGCTTTCTACAAAGTCTGCATCTTCGTATTCAGCATCGTCCCCTACTTTGCCTTGCTGATTGTTGCCCCGTAA